ATGGTTCACTGACACCGGACGGACACGATGACAGTCTTGAAACGCGTGCGCGACGCTCTCCTCATCAGCATCGTCTGGGCGTTTGCCTGGGCGCCTGTCGCCATTCTCGCGGGTCTCGTGATCGACCCCGACAACTCGATGGACGAGATGTGGTTCATGATCGGCGCGCTGCCGGGCGTTCTGTGCGGCGTCGTCTTCGCGGTGCTGTCCGGCCTTGCAGGGGGCGACCGCTCCAGCACCACGGCGCTCGCGCGTGCGGCGCTGCTCGGTGCGCTGAGCGGCGTGATCGTGGGGATCCTGCCATTCCTGGTGGGCGAGTCACAGGTGGCGATGCCGGAGTAGCTGTTCGCGGTGCTCGTGATCGCCCCATTTGCGCTGATGAGCGCGGCGTCGGCGGTGGCGACGGCGATGTGGGCACGCAGGCGGAATCGCCTTATCGCACCACCAGCGTGAGTCGGAGCAGCCCGGGCTCGGCGACGTCGATCTCGTAGCTGCGCACGACGCGCGTCGTGGCGACGGTGAGCCGCACCGTCGCGCCCGGCTCGAATCCGCACAGCAGGAAGCTGCCGTTCTCCGCGGTCATCGCCGTGCGCGTGCGCGCCGGGACCTCTGCACGGGCGAGTGAGTCCTCCGCGGGTGCCCACAGCGCAGCCACGCTCGCCCCGGGAATCGCCGCTCCCTCCGCAGCGTCCACCACGAATCCCGCGATCGCGGTGCGCCCGTCGGCGGTCGGGCGCTCGGCGCAGCCCTGCTGGCGCGGGATGCCGAGTGCGACGCGCACCGTTCCGCGCGCCGGTACCACCACGCGCAGCGGCTGGACCGGCAGGCCCAGCGAATCCGCGGCAGGGTGAACGAACGCGACCTCGTGCTCGCCTGCAGCGACGTTGCGCAGCAGGAACTCGCCGCGCGCACTGGTCACGACCGCGCGGCCACCGGACACGAGGAACACGGTCGCGCCCGGCAGCGGGCGCGCATGCAGGCTGTCGTACACGACGCCGCGGATCGTCGCACTCCCCGCGGCGGAAGCGCCGGGGCGTGCGATGAACTGCACGGTGCCGCCCTCCTCCCGGATGCGCATGCCCCTGCGCTCCGCGTTGCGCAGCCGGACACCCGCGCTGGCATTCGCCTCACTCGCCGTGCTGCGCGTCGACACGGTGGGAGGCAGTTGCGGCATCCGGAGCCACCAGTGCTGCACGATCCACGCGCCGTTCGGCAGCCGGCGGAACGCGACGCTGCCGCCGAACTGCTCGGGCGGGACGTCGACCGGGAGCAGGTGACGCGTGAAGCGGAAGTCCAGGTGCTGCAGCTCAGACGTGCGCTCGTCGACCCAGAGCGTGCCCGTGATGTCCGGCAGGCGGTGCTCCTCGATGGGCTGGAAGCCGAGCCCGACCAGGCCGGCCCGATTGCGCGCATCGCGCACGACGCGGAAGCAGTGCGTGTCCAGGAAATCGTCCGACAGCAGCGCCGCCGCATCGAGCGCGAAGTACTGCAGCACGTTGTCCGGCAGCAGCCGGATGTAGCCGCGCGCCGCCAGGTCGCTGACGGGTGCGCTCAGGAACGCGGCCCGGCCGTACCCGGACTGCAGGCGCGTCTCCTGCTCGAACACCTCCTTCGACAGCAGCCCGCGTGTCCGCTGGAACAGCATGGCCTGGAACGGCACACCCGT
This is a stretch of genomic DNA from Longimicrobiales bacterium. It encodes these proteins:
- a CDS encoding carboxypeptidase regulatory-like domain-containing protein — its product is MLCIRNACLLFAAVLISASDATAQRVQGRVTDQDTGLPVAGAFVTLLEPAGRAITAILTDAAGAYHLTAPAAGSFRVRVERLGHASTTTEPLQVGIEAVVTRDIVVPVDPVKLAELSASTSGRCDLSRELGAQTQALWEEVRKALSVARWAERQTGVPFQAMLFQRTRGLLSKEVFEQETRLQSGYGRAAFLSAPVSDLAARGYIRLLPDNVLQYFALDAAALLSDDFLDTHCFRVVRDARNRAGLVGLGFQPIEEHRLPDITGTLWVDERTSELQHLDFRFTRHLLPVDVPPEQFGGSVAFRRLPNGAWIVQHWWLRMPQLPPTVSTRSTASEANASAGVRLRNAERRGMRIREEGGTVQFIARPGASAAGSATIRGVVYDSLHARPLPGATVFLVSGGRAVVTSARGEFLLRNVAAGEHEVAFVHPAADSLGLPVQPLRVVVPARGTVRVALGIPRQQGCAERPTADGRTAIAGFVVDAAEGAAIPGASVAALWAPAEDSLARAEVPARTRTAMTAENGSFLLCGFEPGATVRLTVATTRVVRSYEIDVAEPGLLRLTLVVR